The genomic DNA tttagtcgtacagtttgagctggagcggagtacacgatttaaaatatcgtacagtgtatgcccagctttaggcaacgagttccataatttttggtgtaatgtcttttgcctcggcgccatcactggaaaacttttttgctagctttatccaaataagcgcgtgcaggtggcgatttttgcttgcgtcatcacaacacatcgtttcggccgtgttgtttcggtgatgaaagtatttcggccgaaaaccgaaaatgcaaatttaagccatttcggccgaaaattttcggtggccgaattttcggtgcatccctagtgcGTTCGTGCTTTGCTCTACGGAGAGCACTCCAGAGAGCtagtttggggaggaggattCGCCAagcgagggggaggaggaggaggactatcctccgtctgaggactccacctccactgtggactacggtgggagggaggaggaggaggactatcCTCCGTCTGAGGATTctgcctccaccgtggactacggtgggagggaggaggacTATCTTCCGTCTGAGGattccgcctccaccgtggactacggtgggagggaggaggaggaagactaccctccgtctgaggactccgcctccaccgtggactacgatgggagggaggaggaggaggactacccttcGTCCTTGTGCTCGGGTGGCTCCGGGCGCACGGATGATGggtcctacacggaggaggaagaggaggagagtccaCCCCCTTCGGAGCTCTCCACCGGGAcggtgaaggggaggaggagtccgGAGGCGGGCTCATTCCCCGAGAGCTCCCCAGGAAGCGATATGGACCGTTCCCGGGGTGgtagcccggagcagcccatgagctggagccgtggcagcgAAGAGGCTATGGAGGAGGACACTCCCACCGCCGGGACCAGAGGGCGATCGCGGGGCGGGGACGGACTCCCATATGGCCCACCGAGGGGAGGAActagccgcgctgcacccggcacgtcggccaaccgcgctgcacccggcgcgtcagccaaccgcgctgcacccggtggagggtttgcagcaaaggcaggaggagcaccgcagcacctgcagcagcagtagctcccggtctctctcccctaatcgccctcctcctggcgcgcagcctggcgcctgtttcatgtgtgtgtgtgccagtgttcgtaagtctGCCCGTATGTTTACCAAACCCCCTCTTCCCATTTGTGcctatgtgtgtaagcgtgcctgtttgtgtgtttgtatctgttccgttgtgtttgtctaacgtcttttcccctgtattctcagggagggtgttctaggcggtccgtggcggacgcttccccgagggcggtcacctcccagacgcaggactgagcgtgtcggatccgcccatcgccgtgggttcggggcactcggtcctgttggcaccccgggacgagtagtgcccttggagggggcgtctgtcacgttgaggaccccggcccctcccttttgggcgtgtgtatacgtagtccacgtgctttgtctgcgtcagtgggacttcgtggtgagggctatgtcgtgtgaataatgtgtctcacctgtgaatcgtctcgtaatcacgtggggctaatgtggtctgtctatttaatgtgcgctcgcgcagtgtcctgtgctcgtcgttgtctgagtctgaaTGTTCTCTGTGAACGTTGTCTACGTTAAGTCTTTAAACGTGCGCATACTGCGCTATTTTGTGTCgcaataaacgtgacgtctgtgaCCAAGCCGGGatttgtgtctcatccttcgcgcTGCACCCGACGTCACAATTTTGGCATAATCCATATTGCTGTCTTTTATTGTCCATTATGTTCATATGCTAAAAGTGTTACTTTGAGACTGTGCAATGAAAGTGAATAAACAGAAACACTGCAGTGATAAAACAATTAATTGATATTTCACAACTATGTACACTCAAATTGCGACCAAACCCAAAACACTACCAAAATTCAATTCTGTTCGATTCTGATCTACACAAGCAATTATCTACTTCCCTCACAAGCCCACACAGTGCAGGAGTAATGCCACATTGCTGTATAGATATTTAACAATTTAACTCATGACTCTGTAACACCTTAAGCAAGTTTTATTTTGTCTCTATTTTGAAATAGTCTGATATTCAGAATGCCTTGCACTACTACCTGCCTCCTCAACTCCACCTCACACAACTTAAATATAAAGCATCATGTCAGGACAAAAACTCCAAAAAACAGCTGCTACAGTCAGTCATAGCTATTTTATATTGTCTACATTACACTCATTTTACAAACTGATCTTCTTTACATGAGTTATTAAACTTAATTACTAGCACTTTGTCATTCAACCATTTACTACATACCACTGAAAATTCTGAGGTGCTTCCTCCACCAATATTGTCCTCCATCAAATCTTCACTGTCCCCATCATTTCCAGCTTCACTCCTGGTAGCATGAAGCATGCTTCCTTCAGAATCTGACAGGTCTTCCCCATACTACAGGTTAAAGAATATCAATATAAATGTCTAAAAGGTATAAAACTGTGTGATGTATAATTATTTATGTACCTCTTGAATGTCAGCACCAATCAGGCTACTTGTGGAGGAGTTTTCATTGTCCacttcaccatcatcatcttcacTGCTGGATGCATTGCTCATGTCATCTTCAATGTTGTTCTAAAGATTAACAAGGGAAAAAGAATAAACAACTGAATTAATGGCAAAATATTGTTGAATTTATGAAGGCCCTCTGCTGCCACTGGCTTGGTGCATGTTGGGAGGAAATAAGTAGTGGAATGAATGAAGAATGGAGTTTGTCATTTAGCCATAATAAAGTGGAATCTTTCTGTAAGGGGGATAAATGCTCTCACCAACTATCACAGCAATCCACTAACTACAAGTAATATCTTGTGTGGAGTTAGCCCAGCATATTTTAAGATTTGTTGTTGGAGCAATGAGTTGGATGAAAAGAAATAACAATGCCAGTAGACAAAACTTGTGTATGTACCTCTTGAATGTCAGTACCCATAAGGCTAGTTGTGGAGGAGTTTTCATTGTCCACTTCACTGCTGGATACAGTACTCCTATCATCTTCTGGGTTTAATGTCCTCAATGTCTAAAGGCTAACAAGGGAAAAACATGAAAAGTAAATTGTTAAGTAACATAAAAAAACACCAGACCTTTATTGTACCACAAATAATCGATACTAGAACTGGGCCGTGTTTGTTAATCACTAATGGGTGACAGATACTGTTTATGTGAAGGACAAACAGAAGTAATGTAAAAGTTTATTTGACAACTCAGACATATAAAGTGGAAGTCATGAAAACAAATCATGTAGTACAGTATGAAGAACATTACTACTGCTGTAAAAAGAGATGCTCTCCATGGGCAATATGGACAAAATTAAGTATCACAGTATGTCTGACTGAACACCTTAGTATCGATATTATAATAACACTGTAGGGAATAATAGTGTTAATACCTCTTGAATGTTAATACCTCTCTTCTCAAAGTGCTAATTTCCAATTTTTTCATCTTCACTGTTGGAAGTGTTACTACTGTCATCTCCAGTATTTCTTGGACCATTTTTATTGTAGTTCTACTTGTAGACAAGGAAAGATAGAATGTTTAAAAGTTAGGGAAAAAAAGATAGTAATTTCTTTCCCCATGGTTAATATTATTGATTAAATCCTTGGTTTCCAACCTGGGGTCTGCGCCCCCCCAGGGAGGGCACTAGAGATCACAGGGGGTCCGCGGAGCTCTACCTGATTTGAggttataaaatatttttgagcattttttaatACACACATTGAATAATATTTAGCTATTTATGACAAACAACTTTTTCACCTCTGAACCTCAGATTTGCGAACTAAATAAGCTAGGGCTGCGGCACCGCATCACGCAGacatgcactttctgccagCAGCACTAAATATGGCCGAGAAACGTAAACGTGTAGACGAGTCCTCCTCGTCATCAAAAAAGACAAGGCAATACCTTGATGGCTACCTGGACTTAGGGTTTATGGAGGGACAGGACAAAACTAAACCAGAATGTGTCATTTGTGGTGAGAAGCTAGCCAATGACAGCATGAAGCCGAGCAAATTAAAATGACATCGTAAACGAGTTTACGCGCCATATGAGCCTTCTGCGAGATGAGATTCAAAGCCGCTTCGCTGACATCGATGAGTATTTATCCAGAGAAGGATGGGTGTTGGACCCACGCAATAAGAAAAGTTATTCTCCCATTTAGCACTACGTACCTGTCGTAGTCAGCTTTCAGCGCTCTggtaacaataaaaacaaaagcaaGAAACAGACTCGATGTCCACCAGGACTTTAGACTGGCTGTCACAACCATCAAACCAAACATCGCATCCCTGGTCAAAGATATGTAAGCCCAAGGTGCCCATTAGTTTATAAATGAACTGAAGTGGGGAAATTTTGTACGtaacgaacgtaagttgttgacgggggatAGCAAACGTAAATTGTTCAAAAATAGACACAAATTaactattatatcgcgatcgatcgatcgccggtggttggcgccagatcaaactagtaactcattgaatcatagatgtggatcagacgtaaataaactagatattttttcagcgtgagaaatcggatgtgtggcgtgagagcgtgtgaagacggtcaaatgcgtgtgtctcacgctcattgcgtgagagttggcaaccctgtaatgaaacagttttgaagttcaaatgttacattttttttcattgtacaCCTGTTGTAAATGGTACACTTGTTGccctttattctttattgttatataaataaatgttaatttCTAATCCCTTTAGTCTTTTGACATGTTTGTGTAGGCTGGGGTTAGGTGGGGGGGCTGGCTTTTTTTGGACTTGAGTAGGGGGGGCTCCAAGGAAAAAAGGTTGGGAACCACTggattaaatcataagaaataACTTATGCTGTGCGGCATGTCATAAATAACACATTTTAATTCATTACGTCTGTCTAAAGGCATGTGTGTAGTATTTTAATGTCTTATAATAAACGTTACTTACTTTTGCATTCCATCTGAACTTGGTTCGCCTTGGGATTCTTTCTGTGTTGTTCTCCAAGTATCGTTTGTAAGGTCCTGAACGTTTCGCCATTTTTCGCTTGTTGCACAGAAGCTAGAGAACACGCAGAGATATGTGTTTGGAGAATCTCCTGCTTCCCGCAATTCTTTTCGTCGCAGTCACGAATATCTCGCGAGAGCAGGCCATTTGATCTGTTcgccagtgttgccaacttagcgactttgtcgctatatttagcgacttttcagaccctctagcgactttttatagtaaaaagcgactagcgacaaatctagcgactttttgtggtgttattggataCTTTTGGAGACTGAACAAACACGCTCTttagttgctgtcctctgggccgtgagccccggcggctgctgccgtgagccccgcccacaacactcacactctcaacactcacagtctcacactcagagcagaccctcaccgctccacgtccacactgcacatgaactgcgcatgcccaaagctgccgccgacgggggatgtaaatataaatggtttagtcttcagtgagacatGAAAAGaaaatcactgcatttaactcacacagtctcagtcattcttcacctcattcacgTAGCCGGTCACTCAAATCGTCCACAGTGCATCTCTGTGAAAGCTAAACATCTAGCTTAAACATTTAGCTATCTCTCCACAgtatgtgcgtctgtgtgaaagcttaacatctagctaacttgctcatcatgtctcactctaaaccaggggtactcaactggcggaccgcagtctggatccggacccgaacgcagtcctgtccggacccaatctcattcctgattaactggatacggaccaaaaaaaaaccggagcatttatttcagggctattgaaaaaacactccgtcacgagtgtaacgtttgccacccccgctcaacaacttacgttcgccaccaacccccccgctcaacaacttacattcgccacccccgcctcaccggacctcaggtcacaggtatctgccaaaattggaccgcggacaaatttagttgagtacccctgctctaaactctattctcaaaaatacaggaaagagtgggaatcaaatcctgaatttaaAGGCTGGCTGAAGCCGTGTATTGGAGATGATACACGGGCatactgcctgtattgtaaggttgatttctatgccaactagttcctgctaactgctacttgtatactaacatttaacaacacagcaaaaaaactatttatgtaatttacgtaaaaattatttatacaaagcattaaagtcatgtagttcttttgagaagtgactgcctatttcaaaggcaacagatgttgttcattagtagttctaacatatttagggtgttttttactcattttcttctctcccaacgttattcctttaGCCTACAgcagaggtcaccaacaggcggacaccgaacgcagtcctgtccggacccagtctcattcctgattaactggatacggacccaaatgccatcccatccggacccagaataaattgttaaaaatatttcgtaattttgacgggagaattaattttaaaccagagcatttatttcagcgctatCCACCTTTTTCCTGGAATCCCAATGGGGGTTGCCATGACGTCTCACTATTTCCGTTCCCCGGTTTATTAGTTCCGGTCTCGCTAGCGTTTCAGCATCGCTAACCAAAACATTGCTAGTGAGACGAATAAAACTGGCTTTGATACCGATTACGTGCTTCAAGTATGAGCTCAGGCTCGACATGTTCCCTTGTCGGGTGCCATAACAACTCAAAAAATTGAAGTTGTTGTTGGAAAGTATATGCTTTGAACACCAGCAGCTTCGTAAACACTGTCCGCGTCCGGCTCCTTTTGTAGTAACTTGGAtatttttttcaacattacttaatcacatttaaaataattttattagatgcagtacaatataacaaaaaagatgccttaattgtcaaatttgatcaagccagtccaaaaatattcaaatttaaatcgtctgtattttttaatgcaattaacctacatcttgtgatcaagaaatgtgcgctagttttacCATGTGGCTAGTGCCCGCCGtgatcatggttcatcggaccaacacgttgtcttgggacccttaaaaactaccttaaactgtacagactgggatgaaacgtcaggaaacaataaacaagaatataatgtaacggtccacgtatctattaatatcttttgaacagtcccacaatgtttttgaatggtccaaatgcgaagttaaaattcaagcaggctcaaaaagaaacaggagcACGAAATGCGAgttcttctaacgggatgagagaaagtggacattcaattatgtcatattaccaaaactctgggaagaacctcctacaaaccgattaaaacagcgatttatttacagcgcgcttgcgatcactgacctcgcttatgcccggttcacactacacgatcttaggctggtttttcagtcgccgactgttttttgttgatcgccgacagaaactgtggtcggaggcaaatcggcgatcactcgtcgctcgctcagttctgtagtgtgaactgctgaaagacgctcgccgagccatcgccgactcatcgcagacgaccggcagatatctagcatgtttaatatctagcccggtcggcgactgagagtctttgtgagcccgcgtcgccgatcagtcatgtagtgtgaaagccacaacaactgaaagactcgcgattacagcacaaccagtcatgtagtgcgaacggcacaaaaacctgacgactgaaaagtcgtgtagtgtgaacctggcattagacagcgcgaccggagaaaaatgtCCGCGGCTCAATCATGATCATGCGGGGATATCCAAGTAACTACATTTTGCTTTGCATTCCATACCGAAGGGAAGGAGCCTAGCGTggcttgcagttttaaaactgaaATACCATCCGAAGAGGATATATGTTTGCTCGTTTCACTTTGTTGAAAAGAAGCCTATAGGCTGTATACAGAGCTGTATACAGAGCTGCATCCTGACCCGGAGCTGTATTTGGGTTACGATAGACCACCCCAAAAGAAGAGACGAATAGTTCGCATGAGCCAAACGGATCTACAAACAGTTATAGTAAAAGTAAAACTACAAACAAACGAgatattatacatataatttattgtttttcaatgtttCACAACATACGTTCTGCAATGCACGAGTAACCCACTGTCTCCACTACTCCACTCTCCCTCAGCATTACCCACGCCTGATGTTTACCTCGGCTCACGGTCTCACTTGGCTCTACCTCagcttaaaaaaaatgaaatcaccATGTTTTTTATACAATACATTTCCTATTTTGTTGCTATAAAGGTAGTTGTATGCCTCTGTTCTTTTATAATTCCGTAGCTCTTCGCCATCTACGCCTTCGGGAAAGACGAAGTAATTGACTATATCAATATCGCTAACTTCAGGCCACAGCTTCATGTTATCAACCCACTCTGAGAGCGTGGAGGGGTGGGGCACTGTTAAAACACAGTCACCACAACTTTTTAAATCGCTCGTACTGTGCAGCCACCTAGTATTCTTGGCCATGTTTTATTAATAAATCCGCAACGAACGTCCACTTTCTGATTCACTCTTAACGTAAACACTACAACCGGAAACCAACAACCGGTTTCAGCTACGAATCATGGGAAAGGTTAAAGTTCAGGAAAATCGTGGATAGAAAAAAACattccgtcacgagtgttacgtacaaccccccccaccccccgctcaacaacttaggttcgccacccccccctcccgtccCCCGGACCGctggtcagagctatctgccaaatttggcccacggaacaatatagttgattacccctggcCTACAACGtcaaaaaacatgtattatgcaaataaGGTGATGACatcatttagcgacttctagcgacttttaggacaaccaatagcgactttccttactgaggagttggcaacagtgcTGTTCGCGCGCTCATTAGACCGTTGAGCATCTTCTGCCGTTAACATATACGAACAATATAAAACAGACGACCGCAGTATAACAGTATTGTGTGTCACAATGGCATTTGCCATATATTACTTTAAGGACAAGACCGTGGAAGTTGGGAAAACTGATTGGTTGAGTACTGAAGACCAGCAATGTACATCTTCAGAAATGATCACACAGTGCCCCAGACTCGATGATGAAGATGGATGGATAAATGTAAAGTGGAACAAAGGCAGAAAAAAGAAAGATGGTTCAGCCTTTTTTCCTGCAAAGGTTTTAATGTTCAGTGGTAAGTTACTTTCTAAGTTCTGTATTTGAATTTGGCTACATCGACATTACGCTTTAGTTTTAAAACGCATCAATTTTGCTACGTTTACTCCTGGCCTCCATATTACTCCGGAGTTTTCCAGCCTTTACAGAGACTTTTGGCGCCATAAGGTTTGAAAACTCTGGTGTTCCGGTCAACAGTGAGAAACAGATTAAACATTATCAGACGTTACATATCCAACATTGTACGTTACTTTTGGCCAGTTGATGTTTTATTATTTGTAAGGACAGCAAATTCATATTTAGTTTTCTATGTGGAGGTCGCTAATGTAGTGTAGTCACATAGTCCTGGGTGTGGTATGCTAGCTTAAGAGTTTCACCCTGAGCAAAGCTCTCTTTAAAAACCTTCACAGTAAAAATAAGAATAAAACTGGAAAGTTATGTTCTAAGTGCTACTGAAGTAGAGATTTCTGACTCAGTGTATGAGAAAAGACAAAGTAGATAAAGTGTAGTAAGAGTATGAAGAATTCTATAAGGTTATGATAGCGTAGTGACAGCATTACCACTACGTTGTTACAACATTGTGACAACTTTCTGAGAAATTACATTTCAACATTGTGGGCACTAAAGCAATAGATTGTTACAATGTTGTCACATCATAACTGTGTTTGCAGGGAAGTGTAGTGTGTTAGGTTGCCACCAATGAGTATGTTAGGGAGAGTGCAAAGATCACACATAGCTTGATGACCCATTTGGCATTTTATTTTGCTCAGTGTACACAAAACTTTTTCACACAGACAACTACAGTGACCTTTGCCATAAGAGAGAGGAATTCATAAAGGGTGTGGACATCTGGAACCAGTCACACAAGAGGAAGACCAAGCCAGCAGGTGGATGAGGGATGTGGAAGAGGCGGACGAAAGACCAGTAAAACAGGTAATTACATTCATACAGTTAAGGAACAGTAGAATTAAATGCCATCTTTTCCCTTATGTCTATCCAACAACATTTAAATCCAGACAGAGGCAGTAAGTGAAGAACacagtggaggagatggagttGAGGAGTCTGTGCTGCACTAGTTTAGAGGATATCAGGAGAGAAAGATACAATCAGAACATCACAGTAGATGTTAGACGTGATGTTGGTGTGATGAATAGAGAtttgaactgaactgaaaaatGAGCTGCTATTGAGCAGCAGATATAAGGACCTCCAAGAAAACAAACCACAACATACAGAAGTGTTGAGCTACAACTTGTGTGTTGACGGTTGGTGGACCTCGAATCCGAGGAGCATCACAACGTCTGTGGTTTGGTTTTCTTTTACTGTCCTGTGGATTAGCCAGCAACACAAACTCAACTCCGCCCCTTTCATCATTAACGTTACGGTTTTAAATCTATCACCAGTGTTCACCCACAGATCAACTGTTCACTGTTCAATACTCACTTTTATCGCATGAGGGTGAAGTCAACTTTTTATTCCTGTTGTCCCTTTCCACCTTAAATATTGTGGCAGTTAGCCAAAATTTTGGCTTCTGCTGCACTATTTAAGGTGGAACAGGAAAACTGGTGTATGAACTGCTTCACCCTCGTTTGGTCAGTAGGAGTGAGTATTGTATAGTGAACAGTtgatttgtgggtgatgtgacagGTCACTGTTCATTTTGGTATCTTGGttaaatttatttaaatttaaataaatgacCTAAACTCCCCTAAAGGGCAGTCATGGTGTAGTGGTAGGGAACCCTGCTCCcatgaccggagggttgtgggtttgattcccagctaggccatgactgaagtgcccttgagcaaggcacttaacccatactgctccctgggtgccagGCCTAAGGCTGTCCACCGCTTTGGGCACGTGTGTACTCACAGCCCCCCTAGTGTTCGTTcactggtgtgtatgtgtgtgtttcactgcacGGATGggttaaatgcagaggacaattTTCAATGTGATGAAAAGTCACATTGACAAAAAATAAGCACattttaccttttttttttttttttgaaccaTAGATGTGGAAAATCACTTCCGGCCCTCAGTCTGCAGTTCGCACCATAGCGATGTGGTTGGGTGACATCAATGACTGACAATCCATACTGTTTATTTATGTGCAAAAAAGCAAAACTGAAAAGCAAATTATCTTTCCACACATTTTTGTGACTACTCTTAATCTTAGTTTTTTAAGAAATAAATCCTGAATTTTTGTCAGACATGAATGTAGCCCACTTAGAAAAGCAGTCCACATTGCCTCAATGTTTAAAATTTGCACTAATTCATATTACTTCAAATTGTTTCACTTTTTTCCATTAAGAGTGGGACAGAACTGTTCATCATTAAATTGTAATCACTGTCAAACATCTTAAAAATTTGactgtttttcaataaagaaatCAAGTGATTATCTGCCTATACCATAACTCCAGCAATCATGTCAGTGGTATGGAAATATTTCACAATTTCAGACAAAGACACATTTTGCATCATCAAAACCTTTTAGACCTTCAATGATGAGTGTCATTGCTGGCATGGCTGTTTGAGTACTTGGTGGTttccttatttttattttttgttttgcccAAACATTTTCACTTAGGTACTTCCCTAAGCTGATGTTTAGTAAaaatgttattgtttttgtaaaTCCTGTACTGGTCATTGAACAATAACTTTGTCTCACTATCAGGGCCAATTTGGGTAAATGCTATGTGATTGTCTTTCGCTGAGTGTCTGAAAGCCTGGTGAATAGGAACATACACTGCATATTATTTTTTGGGAGACCTAAGTGACTAAAGATAGTTACGTAAAGACAAAGTTCCCTGATTGCAAACTGATTATTTTGGTAAACTGTAGAAATCAGACCTATCTGTAGTATAGCTGATTCTTATAATACACCCATGCTAttgaaaaactttttttttttttacagcaaaaGAGCAAAAAGGCACCCAGTACT from Brachyhypopomus gauderio isolate BG-103 chromosome 12, BGAUD_0.2, whole genome shotgun sequence includes the following:
- the LOC143527881 gene encoding uncharacterized protein LOC143527881 isoform X2 → MGTDIQENNIEDDMSNASSSEDDDGEVDNENSSTSSLIGADIQEYGEDLSDSEGSMLHATRSEAGNDGDSEDLMEDNIGGGSTSEFSVRNEDRADAGDKPLYPGAPLSKGETGSGTPVAA